From the genome of Tautonia marina, one region includes:
- the recA gene encoding recombinase RecA produces the protein MARKSSASAAADTKATASVSAEQKALNTTISQIEKSFGAGAIMRLGEQSHLNIAGISTGALSLDLALGGKGLPRGRIIELFGPESSGKTTIALHAVASAQRAGGVAAVIDAEHALDPSWCKRLGVDIESLLVSQPSSAEEALQIAEMLVMSNAVDVIVLDSVAALVPKAEIEGEIGDSHVGLQARLMSQALRKLTGGVSRSKSVMIFINQIREKIGVMFGSPETTPGGRALKFYSSCRIDVRRIGSVKDGEDVVGSRVKVKIVKNKVAPPFRVCEFDMMYDQGISREGDLMDLGITDKIIEKSGSWFNYGDTRLGQGRENAKQFLRDNPAITEEITARILAKHNPGEAVYPPPGDNGELMDDESEVFAEE, from the coding sequence GTGGCCCGGAAGTCTAGTGCGAGTGCGGCGGCGGATACCAAGGCGACGGCATCGGTTTCGGCCGAGCAAAAGGCGCTGAACACGACGATCAGCCAGATTGAGAAGTCGTTCGGCGCCGGGGCGATCATGAGGCTCGGTGAGCAGAGCCACCTGAACATCGCGGGGATCTCGACCGGCGCCCTGTCGCTCGACCTGGCCCTGGGAGGAAAAGGCTTGCCCCGAGGCCGAATCATCGAGCTGTTCGGCCCCGAATCGAGCGGTAAGACGACCATCGCCCTTCATGCCGTGGCCAGCGCCCAGCGAGCCGGCGGGGTGGCGGCGGTGATTGATGCCGAGCACGCGCTCGACCCGTCGTGGTGCAAGCGGCTGGGGGTCGATATCGAGTCGTTGCTGGTCAGTCAGCCGAGCAGTGCCGAGGAGGCGCTCCAGATCGCCGAGATGCTGGTCATGTCGAACGCGGTCGATGTGATCGTGCTGGACTCGGTGGCCGCGCTGGTGCCCAAGGCGGAAATTGAGGGTGAGATCGGCGATAGCCATGTCGGCCTTCAGGCCCGCTTGATGAGCCAGGCCTTGCGGAAGCTGACCGGCGGCGTGTCGCGGTCGAAGAGCGTGATGATCTTCATCAACCAGATCCGCGAGAAGATCGGCGTGATGTTCGGCAGCCCCGAGACGACGCCCGGCGGCCGGGCCTTGAAGTTCTACAGCTCGTGCCGAATCGACGTGCGGCGGATCGGCTCGGTCAAGGATGGCGAGGATGTCGTCGGCAGCCGGGTGAAAGTGAAGATTGTCAAGAACAAGGTCGCGCCGCCGTTTCGCGTCTGTGAGTTCGACATGATGTACGACCAGGGGATCAGCCGCGAAGGCGACCTGATGGATCTTGGCATCACGGACAAGATCATCGAAAAGTCGGGTTCCTGGTTCAACTACGGCGATACCCGACTTGGCCAGGGGCGCGAGAACGCCAAGCAGTTCCTCCGCGATAATCCGGCGATTACCGAGGAAATCACGGCCCGGATTCTCGCCAAGCACAACCCGGGGGAGGCCGTTTATCCTCCTCCGGGCGACAACGGCGAGCTGATGGATGACGAGTCGGAGGTTTTCGCCGAGGAGTGA
- the thpR gene encoding RNA 2',3'-cyclic phosphodiesterase, translating into MTRTFLAVALPDPTRTAIECLQGELRASWPGLRWTAPEQLHLTLAFLGDVPTNEIDRLGDALDGTVGSIPRFALELQGLGAFPSPGRARVLWVGIVGEALTLLEALQRSVVEATSSAGHPPADHRFHPHVTMARSKTGRGPSPNLVALCDRYETWKAGAFPVEAVLLMASELTPRGPIYRVLRSAPLAATST; encoded by the coding sequence ATGACCCGGACGTTTCTGGCGGTTGCTCTGCCCGATCCGACCCGCACGGCCATTGAGTGCCTCCAGGGAGAGCTGCGAGCGTCGTGGCCCGGCCTTCGGTGGACCGCCCCCGAACAGCTCCACCTGACCCTCGCCTTCCTCGGTGACGTGCCGACGAACGAGATTGATCGGCTTGGCGACGCTCTTGACGGGACCGTGGGGTCCATCCCCCGGTTCGCTCTGGAACTCCAGGGGTTGGGGGCGTTTCCGAGCCCAGGCCGGGCTCGGGTCCTCTGGGTCGGGATCGTGGGCGAGGCGCTGACGTTGCTGGAGGCGTTGCAGCGATCCGTTGTTGAGGCGACCTCGTCGGCTGGGCATCCGCCGGCGGACCATCGGTTCCACCCTCACGTCACGATGGCGCGGTCGAAGACGGGCCGAGGACCGTCGCCGAATCTGGTGGCGCTGTGTGATCGGTATGAGACGTGGAAGGCAGGAGCGTTTCCCGTCGAGGCGGTTCTGCTGATGGCCTCGGAGCTGACGCCCAGGGGACCGATTTACCGGGTCTTGCGATCTGCGCCTTTGGCCGCGACATCGACTTGA